The Halorhabdus sp. BNX81 genome includes a region encoding these proteins:
- a CDS encoding (R)-citramalate synthase, with protein sequence MPGLFGEHPATEPLESLSDVGLLDTTLRDGEQAPGVSLSPAEKAHIARELDAAGIDVIEAGSAVTGPGERETIRRVTDLDLDATVTSFARNVESDVDLALETGVDGVHLVVPASDRHIEDKIGTTREDVIADTAVLVEYATDHDLWVEVIGEDGSRADLDFLEALMGEALEAGADRVCYADTVGHATPDRTLDAVSRLADLGPTSTHTHDDLGLAVTNALVSLAAGADLVHGTINGIGERAGNVALEEVAIALDHGYGVETMDLTQVHDLAQLIANKTGIPLAPNKAVVGENAFTHESGIHTDGTLKDESMYEPYPPEKVGRERRLALGKHAGRAGVAAALAEHDVDVTDDELDAVFERVKDLGERDKRVTDADLLAIAEDVQDRERERRIELVDLNTVAGSGTPTASIRLLVDGVERTEASVGDGPVDAAMNAVEAALGHDVDWSLDSYHVDAITGQTDAVVTVEVEMSRGDRSVTVARSDADITRASVEAMVEAIDRLVETETEPLVADD encoded by the coding sequence TTGCCAGGATTGTTCGGCGAGCACCCGGCGACCGAGCCACTCGAATCGCTCTCGGACGTCGGGCTGCTCGATACGACGCTTCGAGACGGTGAACAGGCACCCGGGGTATCGCTGTCGCCCGCGGAGAAAGCACATATCGCCCGCGAACTCGACGCCGCCGGCATCGACGTGATCGAGGCCGGCAGCGCCGTTACCGGGCCGGGTGAACGCGAGACCATCCGCCGCGTGACGGATCTCGATCTCGACGCGACGGTCACGAGCTTCGCCCGGAACGTCGAGAGTGACGTCGACCTCGCCCTGGAGACGGGCGTGGACGGCGTCCACCTGGTCGTCCCGGCGAGCGACCGCCACATCGAGGACAAGATCGGGACGACCCGCGAGGACGTCATCGCCGACACCGCAGTTCTTGTGGAGTACGCGACTGACCACGACCTCTGGGTCGAGGTGATCGGCGAGGACGGCTCCCGGGCCGATCTCGATTTCCTCGAGGCACTCATGGGCGAGGCCCTCGAGGCCGGCGCGGATCGGGTCTGTTACGCCGACACCGTCGGCCACGCGACGCCCGACCGGACGTTGGACGCCGTCTCGCGGCTGGCCGACCTCGGGCCGACGAGCACCCACACTCACGACGACCTCGGGCTTGCGGTCACCAACGCCCTGGTCTCGCTGGCGGCGGGTGCCGACCTCGTCCACGGGACGATCAACGGCATCGGCGAGCGGGCCGGCAACGTCGCCTTAGAGGAGGTCGCCATCGCCTTAGATCACGGCTACGGCGTCGAGACGATGGACCTCACGCAGGTCCACGACCTCGCCCAGCTCATCGCCAACAAGACCGGCATCCCGCTGGCCCCGAACAAGGCCGTCGTCGGCGAGAACGCCTTCACCCACGAGAGCGGCATCCACACCGACGGCACCCTCAAGGACGAGTCGATGTACGAACCGTACCCACCCGAAAAAGTGGGCCGGGAACGCCGGCTCGCGCTGGGCAAACACGCCGGCCGGGCCGGCGTGGCCGCGGCGCTCGCCGAGCACGACGTCGACGTCACCGACGACGAACTCGACGCCGTCTTCGAGCGCGTCAAGGACCTCGGCGAGCGCGACAAGCGCGTCACCGACGCCGACCTGCTCGCCATCGCCGAGGACGTCCAGGACCGCGAGCGCGAGCGCCGGATCGAACTCGTCGACCTGAACACGGTCGCCGGCAGCGGCACCCCGACCGCGAGCATCCGCCTACTGGTCGACGGCGTCGAACGCACCGAAGCCTCGGTCGGCGACGGCCCCGTCGACGCCGCGATGAACGCCGTCGAGGCCGCTCTCGGTCACGACGTCGACTGGAGTCTCGACTCCTACCACGTCGACGCCATCACCGGCCAGACCGACGCCGTCGTCACCGTCGAGGTCGAGATGTCCCGCGGCGACCGCTCGGTCACGGTCGCCAGAAGCGACGCTGACATCACCCGGGCCTCCGTCGAGGCCATGGTCGAGGCCATCGACCGGTTAGTCGAGACGGAGACCGAGCCCCTCGTCGCTGACGACTAG
- a CDS encoding HAD-IA family hydrolase yields the protein MYEAVVFDNDGVLMELTEMALHRRAARDAFEAVGVADPAEEHVEAMSIGVTVPKLDAVCEHYDLEPDRFWHERDSHMSRRQQDAIRRGEKGVYDDVTALAALDRPAGIVSSNQQATVDFGLDAFDLARHFETVYGREPTVESLRRKKPAPYYLEAALADLGTTDALYIGDSETDVEAAHAAGIDAAFVRRPHRAGENLSVTPEYEIDGLAAVPRILEGELPASD from the coding sequence ATGTACGAGGCCGTCGTCTTCGACAACGACGGCGTGCTGATGGAGTTGACGGAGATGGCCCTCCACCGGCGCGCTGCCCGCGACGCCTTCGAAGCCGTCGGCGTCGCCGACCCTGCCGAAGAGCACGTCGAGGCGATGAGCATCGGCGTCACCGTCCCGAAACTGGACGCCGTCTGTGAGCACTACGATCTCGAACCCGACCGGTTTTGGCACGAACGAGACAGCCACATGTCCCGCCGCCAGCAGGACGCCATTCGCCGCGGGGAAAAGGGCGTCTACGACGACGTCACGGCCCTGGCTGCGCTGGATCGACCCGCCGGAATCGTGAGTTCCAACCAGCAGGCGACCGTCGATTTCGGGCTCGACGCGTTTGATCTTGCCCGGCACTTCGAGACAGTCTACGGTCGGGAACCCACCGTCGAGAGCCTCCGGCGCAAGAAACCCGCGCCCTACTATCTCGAAGCGGCACTCGCAGACCTCGGGACGACGGACGCGCTGTACATCGGCGACAGCGAGACCGACGTCGAAGCAGCCCACGCGGCCGGGATCGACGCGGCGTTCGTCCGCCGCCCCCACCGCGCTGGCGAGAACCTGTCGGTCACACCCGAGTACGAGATCGACGGCCTCGCGGCCGTGCCACGGATTCTCGAGGGCGAACTGCCGGCGAGTGATTGA
- a CDS encoding permease produces the protein MASEIGLLVEVVQAGIDETLSYLTLHVITCLVPAFFIAGGISAVLSDHFVTKYLSGDAPKLQAYSIASVSGIALAVCSCTILPMFAGLYRKGAGIGPATAFLFSGPAINVLAVVFTASALSLPLGGARAFFAVTMAAAIGLTMAFVFGSGEDSERADAKPAMTDGGHVPDRRPTWVTAGFFGSQVAILLIAATGLLSWAVKAPLLVPLFALLGYLLWTKFDREVIEEWLQETWFFTRTIFPLLLAGTFVIGIVGAIAAIAQGLGPLETITRGGETFVAHQVAPGLLTKRIFGETTLLSAGLGSVIGAILYMPTLLEVPIVGSLFGYTQGLMADGPALALLLAGPSLSLPNMLVIWKTIGTKRTAFYLALVIVAATAAGLLWGLLLV, from the coding sequence ATGGCATCGGAGATCGGCCTCCTCGTCGAGGTGGTCCAAGCGGGGATCGACGAGACGTTGTCGTATTTGACGTTGCACGTCATCACGTGTCTGGTGCCAGCCTTCTTCATCGCCGGCGGGATCTCGGCAGTGTTGTCGGACCATTTCGTCACGAAGTACCTCAGCGGTGATGCCCCCAAGCTACAGGCGTACTCCATCGCATCGGTCTCGGGTATCGCGCTGGCCGTCTGTAGCTGTACGATCCTGCCGATGTTCGCCGGGTTGTACAGGAAGGGGGCGGGGATCGGTCCCGCGACGGCCTTTCTGTTCTCGGGGCCGGCGATCAACGTGCTGGCAGTCGTGTTCACCGCGAGCGCACTCAGCCTCCCGCTGGGCGGCGCGCGAGCGTTTTTCGCGGTAACCATGGCCGCCGCGATCGGGTTGACGATGGCGTTTGTCTTCGGCAGTGGTGAGGACAGCGAGCGCGCAGACGCGAAGCCGGCGATGACCGACGGGGGGCACGTGCCCGACCGTCGGCCGACGTGGGTGACGGCCGGCTTCTTCGGCAGCCAGGTCGCGATCCTCCTGATCGCTGCCACGGGATTGCTCTCGTGGGCGGTCAAGGCACCGCTGCTCGTGCCGCTTTTCGCCCTGTTGGGCTATCTGCTCTGGACGAAGTTCGATCGGGAAGTGATCGAGGAGTGGCTCCAGGAGACGTGGTTCTTCACGCGGACGATCTTCCCGCTGTTGCTCGCCGGGACGTTCGTCATCGGGATCGTCGGCGCGATCGCGGCGATCGCCCAGGGGTTGGGCCCGCTGGAGACGATCACGCGAGGTGGCGAGACGTTCGTCGCCCACCAGGTCGCGCCCGGCCTGCTCACGAAGAGAATCTTCGGGGAGACGACCCTCCTCTCGGCCGGCCTCGGCTCGGTCATCGGCGCGATCCTGTACATGCCGACGCTGCTGGAAGTGCCGATCGTCGGCTCGCTCTTTGGCTACACGCAAGGGCTGATGGCCGACGGGCCGGCGCTGGCGCTGTTGCTGGCCGGTCCGTCGCTGTCGCTGCCGAACATGCTCGTCATCTGGAAAACCATCGGCACGAAGCGGACGGCATTTTATCTCGCTCTCGTGATCGTCGCCGCCACGGCGGCGGGCCTGCTCTGGGGACTGCTACTGGTGTAA
- a CDS encoding FAD-binding and (Fe-S)-binding domain-containing protein encodes MGTSNQVGPGVPDGIDPAADSRATYDYVSDDVQRPGLVSDLEERIEGDVRFDEYSRQLYATDASAYEVLPVGVVFPRSTADVASVVEYCAAREIPVLPRGGGTSLAGQTVNEAVVLDFTRYMDSVLETDPDAARARVQAGTYIGDMNAAFAEHDLKFAPDPAYGDKSAVAGAIGNNSTGSHSLKYGKTDAYVESCEVVLADGTVTEFGEVTLSELKDRADPDGDLEAQIHAEVARILDEKTDTIDEVFPDLKRNVSGYNLDRLVEEAEDGSVNLARLLAGSEGTLAIITEAEVSLEAVPETKSIALLAYEDLIDAMEDVSIILEHDPSALEVLDDTLLELAGKTEEFGPLVAEMVPEGTGAMLLVEFYADSDEEGKQKVADLIADRVPDGESELDPSEGASEITDDPHFAFHAQEAHADDERKRFWKLRKSGNPILLGRTTDEKHISFIEDTAVPPENLPEYVADFQDLLEDVGTFAAFYAHAGPGCLHIRPLVNTKTTEGMEQFEAIAEGATDLVVEYGGSVSGEHGDGRARSQFNRKLYGDDLWETFEELKTAFDPDWLLNPGNICGDHDMTENLRFSPEYDFELGFDPVLEWDNDNGMQGMVELCHGCGGCRGPQDTTGGVMCPTFRASEEEITSTRGRANMLRQAMSGDLPEDVTDEEFMTEVLDLCVGCKGCAKDCPSEVDMAKLKAEVTHQYHQEHGSSLRDKIFANVDRLFPLGSALAPLSNYAQRLPGRRAIQEKVLGIARERDFPTFYRETFVDWFAGHEPQVSAAEADRKVLLFPDSFSNYNRPQAGKAAVRVLEAAGVHVDVPNDVTDSGRAANSKGFLDKAGEHARENVDALAPRVEDGWDVVSVEPSVAVMFQLDYLDLLSGPDVETVANNTYGIFEYLDTHGLVDDLDVTAADRPLTYHGHCHQKAIKKDHYTENVLETAGFTVDALDSSCCGMAGSFGYEAEHYSLSQSMADILLDQVRDSSGERVIAPGASCRHQIGEHEQASDDPPHPVEVLAENLDG; translated from the coding sequence ATGGGAACCAGTAACCAGGTCGGACCCGGCGTGCCGGACGGTATCGATCCGGCCGCCGACAGTCGGGCCACGTACGACTACGTCAGCGACGACGTGCAACGGCCAGGCCTCGTAAGTGACCTGGAGGAACGCATCGAGGGGGACGTTCGCTTCGACGAGTACTCCCGACAACTGTATGCGACCGACGCCAGCGCCTACGAGGTACTTCCGGTCGGCGTCGTCTTCCCGCGGTCGACGGCCGACGTCGCGAGCGTCGTCGAGTACTGCGCCGCTCGGGAGATCCCGGTCCTGCCACGGGGTGGCGGCACGAGCCTCGCCGGCCAGACGGTCAACGAGGCCGTCGTCCTGGATTTCACCCGCTACATGGACAGCGTGCTCGAAACGGATCCTGACGCTGCCCGGGCACGCGTCCAGGCCGGGACCTACATCGGCGATATGAACGCGGCCTTCGCCGAGCACGATCTGAAGTTCGCGCCCGACCCTGCCTACGGCGATAAGAGCGCGGTCGCGGGCGCGATCGGCAACAACTCGACCGGCTCACATTCACTGAAGTACGGCAAAACCGACGCCTACGTCGAATCCTGTGAGGTCGTCCTCGCCGACGGCACCGTCACGGAATTCGGCGAAGTGACGCTGTCGGAACTCAAAGACCGCGCGGACCCGGACGGCGATCTCGAAGCACAGATCCACGCCGAAGTCGCCCGGATCCTGGACGAAAAGACCGACACCATCGACGAGGTCTTCCCGGACCTGAAGCGGAACGTCTCGGGATACAATCTCGACCGACTCGTCGAGGAGGCCGAGGACGGCTCGGTCAACCTCGCCCGGTTGCTGGCCGGCAGCGAGGGAACCCTTGCAATCATCACCGAGGCCGAGGTCTCCCTGGAGGCAGTGCCCGAAACGAAATCGATCGCGCTGTTGGCGTACGAGGACCTCATCGACGCCATGGAGGACGTCTCGATCATCCTCGAACACGACCCCTCCGCGCTCGAAGTGCTCGACGACACGCTGCTGGAACTCGCGGGCAAGACCGAGGAGTTCGGGCCGCTGGTCGCCGAAATGGTGCCAGAGGGCACCGGCGCGATGTTGCTGGTGGAGTTCTACGCCGACAGCGACGAGGAGGGCAAACAGAAGGTCGCCGACCTGATCGCCGATCGAGTGCCTGACGGTGAGAGCGAGCTGGATCCGAGCGAGGGGGCAAGCGAGATTACGGACGACCCGCACTTCGCCTTCCACGCCCAGGAGGCCCACGCGGACGACGAACGCAAGCGCTTCTGGAAACTCCGCAAGAGCGGGAACCCGATTCTCCTGGGTCGGACGACCGACGAGAAACACATCAGCTTCATCGAGGACACCGCCGTCCCGCCGGAGAACCTCCCCGAGTACGTCGCCGACTTCCAGGACCTGCTGGAAGACGTCGGCACCTTCGCGGCCTTCTACGCGCACGCGGGCCCAGGCTGTCTCCATATCCGGCCGCTGGTGAACACAAAGACCACCGAGGGCATGGAACAGTTCGAGGCCATCGCCGAGGGCGCGACCGACCTCGTCGTCGAGTACGGCGGCAGCGTCTCGGGCGAGCACGGCGACGGCCGCGCCCGCTCGCAGTTCAACCGCAAGCTGTACGGCGACGACCTCTGGGAGACCTTCGAGGAACTGAAGACCGCCTTCGACCCCGACTGGCTGCTCAACCCGGGTAACATCTGTGGCGATCACGATATGACCGAGAACCTCCGGTTCAGTCCGGAGTACGACTTCGAACTCGGGTTCGATCCCGTTCTCGAATGGGACAACGACAACGGCATGCAGGGCATGGTCGAACTCTGTCACGGCTGTGGCGGCTGTCGGGGCCCACAGGACACCACCGGCGGCGTGATGTGTCCGACGTTCCGGGCGAGCGAGGAGGAGATCACCTCGACGCGCGGCCGGGCGAACATGCTCCGGCAGGCCATGAGCGGCGACCTCCCCGAGGACGTGACCGACGAGGAGTTCATGACGGAGGTGCTCGACCTCTGTGTCGGGTGTAAAGGCTGTGCGAAGGACTGCCCGAGCGAGGTCGACATGGCCAAGCTCAAGGCGGAAGTCACCCACCAGTATCACCAGGAACACGGCTCGAGTCTCCGGGACAAGATCTTCGCCAACGTCGACCGTCTGTTCCCGCTGGGCAGTGCCCTCGCGCCCCTCTCGAACTATGCACAGCGGCTGCCGGGCCGCCGCGCGATCCAGGAGAAAGTACTCGGAATCGCCCGCGAGCGAGACTTCCCGACGTTCTACCGGGAGACGTTCGTCGACTGGTTCGCGGGTCACGAGCCCCAGGTTTCGGCGGCCGAAGCCGACCGGAAGGTGCTGTTGTTCCCCGACTCGTTCTCGAACTACAACCGACCACAGGCAGGCAAAGCCGCGGTGCGTGTTCTCGAAGCGGCGGGCGTCCACGTCGACGTCCCGAACGATGTCACCGACAGCGGCCGGGCAGCCAACTCGAAAGGCTTTCTCGACAAGGCCGGCGAACACGCTCGCGAGAACGTCGACGCGCTCGCCCCCCGGGTCGAGGACGGCTGGGACGTCGTCAGCGTCGAGCCCTCGGTCGCCGTGATGTTCCAGCTCGACTACCTCGATCTCCTCTCCGGTCCGGACGTCGAGACGGTCGCGAACAACACCTACGGCATCTTCGAATACCTCGACACCCACGGTCTCGTCGACGACCTCGACGTGACCGCGGCGGATCGGCCGCTGACCTACCACGGCCATTGCCACCAGAAGGCCATCAAAAAGGACCACTACACCGAAAATGTCCTCGAAACGGCCGGGTTTACCGTCGACGCACTGGACAGTAGCTGCTGTGGGATGGCAGGTTCGTTCGGCTACGAGGCCGAGCACTACTCGCTTAGCCAGTCCATGGCCGACATTCTCCTCGATCAGGTCCGGGACAGTTCGGGCGAGCGTGTCATCGCCCCCGGTGCCTCGTGTCGCCACCAGATCGGCGAACACGAGCAAGCAAGCGACGATCCACCCCACCCGGTCGAGGTACTTGCCGAGAACCTAGACGGCTGA
- a CDS encoding multidrug efflux SMR transporter: MSWWILFVAGLFEIAWAIGLEYSDGLSKPLPTLGTAVALVISMVLLAQAVKELPVGTAYAVWTGIGAVGTASLGIVLFDEPATLARIFFIGTIVVGIVGLHLVSGSA; encoded by the coding sequence ATGTCCTGGTGGATCCTGTTCGTGGCCGGGCTGTTCGAGATCGCGTGGGCGATCGGCCTCGAGTACTCCGACGGCCTGTCGAAACCGTTGCCGACCCTTGGGACAGCCGTCGCGCTCGTGATCAGCATGGTGTTGCTCGCCCAGGCCGTCAAAGAACTCCCCGTGGGGACGGCCTACGCAGTCTGGACCGGGATCGGGGCCGTCGGGACGGCGTCGCTGGGGATCGTCCTCTTCGACGAACCGGCGACGCTCGCGCGAATCTTCTTCATCGGGACGATCGTCGTCGGCATCGTCGGTCTGCATCTGGTCTCCGGCAGTGCCTGA
- a CDS encoding thioredoxin family protein — translation MKIEVIGPGCPRCQKTEQRVKQALEQIDGGIEATVEKVDAQMEIIDRGVMHTPAVAVDGEIKTEGEIPDVEQLVGIFRSS, via the coding sequence ATGAAAATCGAAGTCATCGGCCCTGGCTGCCCCAGGTGCCAGAAAACGGAACAGCGCGTCAAGCAAGCCCTCGAACAAATCGACGGGGGCATCGAGGCAACCGTCGAGAAGGTCGACGCACAGATGGAGATCATCGACCGCGGCGTGATGCATACACCGGCAGTCGCCGTCGACGGCGAGATCAAGACCGAGGGCGAGATTCCGGACGTCGAGCAACTGGTCGGGATCTTCCGGTCCTCGTAG
- a CDS encoding MATE family efflux transporter yields MDDSGPQTNVTEGGLLRPMLDIAWPLVVFQLLNVAYNVTDTIWLGHFSADAVGALSIAWPLVFLFISIAGGFNSAGAILVAQYTGADSEGSAGKVTGNQLTFVIGMAVVLGILGFLLSDHLLALLPSSAGTSERIIPMANDYMEVFYLGLPFLFTFFVFSTVMRGYGDTKTPMYVMAGSVGLNLVIDPILIFGFAGNPLFAPPGLDVIGARLAEMTAFGGFGIQGAAIATISSRGLAAVVGIGLLFFGGYGPDVRVHHLRPDLDVIRKIVDLGLPTTAEQSAAALGQITMTAMVSMFSPAVVAAYGLTNRIGTIVFLPSMGLGRATNTMVGQNLGAEKPDRAERATWVAAKAAVAVLLIAAVVAFVFPEAIVGVFLGTGTEEAAITLAFAATYLQVRAVEFGFMGVFQVILGAFRGAGNTRTAMVLSIIALWLGRVPLVYLLAVNPGFLGELGIWIGFAAGDIIGGIVAVLWFTRGTWKQAVIEERGADTGPPADAIETD; encoded by the coding sequence GTGGACGATTCCGGGCCGCAGACGAACGTGACGGAAGGGGGACTACTCCGCCCCATGCTCGACATCGCGTGGCCGCTGGTGGTCTTTCAGTTGCTGAACGTCGCGTACAACGTGACGGATACCATCTGGCTGGGGCACTTTTCGGCCGACGCGGTCGGAGCATTGAGTATCGCGTGGCCGCTGGTGTTCCTGTTCATTTCGATCGCCGGCGGGTTCAACTCCGCGGGCGCGATCCTGGTTGCGCAGTACACCGGCGCGGACAGCGAGGGCTCGGCGGGCAAGGTCACGGGGAACCAGCTCACCTTCGTCATCGGGATGGCCGTCGTCCTCGGCATCCTCGGCTTTCTGCTCTCGGACCATCTGCTCGCGCTGTTGCCCTCGAGTGCGGGCACTTCCGAGCGGATCATCCCGATGGCCAACGACTACATGGAGGTCTTCTACCTGGGATTGCCGTTCCTGTTCACGTTTTTCGTCTTCTCGACGGTCATGCGCGGGTACGGCGACACGAAGACGCCGATGTACGTCATGGCCGGCAGCGTCGGGCTCAACCTGGTGATCGACCCGATCCTCATCTTCGGGTTCGCCGGCAACCCGCTGTTCGCGCCGCCGGGACTCGACGTGATCGGCGCGAGGCTGGCCGAGATGACTGCCTTCGGCGGGTTCGGGATCCAGGGGGCCGCCATCGCCACCATCTCCTCGCGTGGGCTGGCAGCGGTCGTCGGCATCGGCCTGCTGTTCTTTGGCGGATACGGCCCCGACGTCCGGGTCCACCACCTTCGTCCTGATCTCGACGTCATCCGGAAGATCGTCGACCTCGGCCTCCCGACGACGGCCGAGCAGTCGGCGGCGGCGCTGGGCCAGATCACGATGACCGCGATGGTATCGATGTTCTCACCCGCGGTCGTGGCGGCCTACGGCCTGACCAACCGGATCGGGACCATCGTCTTCCTCCCGTCGATGGGGCTGGGCCGGGCGACCAACACGATGGTCGGCCAGAACCTCGGGGCCGAAAAGCCCGACCGTGCCGAGCGGGCCACCTGGGTCGCCGCGAAGGCCGCCGTCGCCGTCCTCCTGATCGCGGCGGTCGTGGCCTTCGTCTTCCCCGAGGCGATCGTCGGCGTCTTCCTGGGGACGGGCACCGAGGAGGCGGCGATCACGCTTGCGTTCGCCGCGACGTATCTCCAGGTCAGGGCCGTCGAGTTCGGCTTTATGGGCGTCTTCCAGGTCATCCTCGGGGCGTTCCGCGGCGCGGGCAACACCCGGACGGCGATGGTCCTCTCGATCATCGCGCTGTGGCTCGGCCGCGTCCCGCTAGTGTATCTGCTGGCGGTCAACCCCGGGTTCCTGGGTGAGCTAGGGATCTGGATCGGGTTCGCCGCCGGCGACATCATCGGCGGGATCGTCGCCGTCCTCTGGTTCACTCGCGGGACCTGGAAGCAGGCCGTCATCGAAGAGCGCGGGGCGGACACCGGGCCCCCGGCCGACGCGATCGAGACGGACTGA
- a CDS encoding redoxin domain-containing protein: protein MIEDGATAPDFSLPGIVNGQPEYYNLMDSLRDGRAALLLWYPVDFVPTITPDLVAAGEWLDRDDLVVWAISSDSLFAHEEYAETRDIEIPLLSDLHATIADAYDIVHEDFRGHAGVPKRAAFVVDPDWTIQYAWNSDDLLTEPAESTLVGAADALSAVLEAPIELPAVPE, encoded by the coding sequence ATGATCGAGGACGGAGCCACGGCCCCGGACTTCTCCTTGCCAGGAATCGTCAACGGCCAGCCGGAATATTACAATCTGATGGATTCTCTCCGGGATGGGCGCGCGGCGCTTTTGCTGTGGTATCCGGTCGATTTCGTGCCGACGATCACGCCCGATCTCGTCGCCGCCGGCGAGTGGCTCGACCGGGATGATCTCGTGGTGTGGGCCATTTCTTCGGATAGCCTCTTCGCTCACGAGGAATACGCCGAGACGCGAGATATCGAGATCCCGCTACTGTCGGACCTGCACGCCACGATCGCCGACGCCTACGACATCGTCCACGAGGACTTTCGCGGTCACGCTGGCGTTCCGAAACGGGCGGCCTTCGTCGTCGATCCTGACTGGACGATCCAGTATGCCTGGAACAGTGACGATCTACTCACGGAACCGGCGGAGTCGACACTCGTCGGTGCGGCCGACGCGCTTTCGGCAGTGCTCGAAGCACCGATCGAACTGCCGGCGGTCCCCGAGTGA
- a CDS encoding metalloregulator ArsR/SmtB family transcription factor: protein MASQSNDYRVAPETMADLESVLERGDLEVALEIFEALSDERRLKVMRLLAESELCVCDLVALFDIEYSKLSYHLKVLKESGLVTADRDGNYVTYQPTECGNEVIDVIEQFE from the coding sequence ATGGCATCCCAATCGAACGACTACCGGGTCGCGCCGGAGACGATGGCCGACCTGGAATCGGTTCTCGAACGGGGCGACCTCGAAGTGGCCCTGGAGATCTTCGAGGCGCTGTCGGACGAGCGCCGTCTGAAGGTCATGCGACTGCTTGCTGAGTCGGAGCTCTGTGTCTGTGATCTGGTCGCCCTCTTCGATATCGAATACTCCAAACTCTCCTATCACCTCAAAGTGCTGAAAGAATCGGGGCTCGTGACGGCCGATCGCGACGGCAATTACGTGACCTACCAACCGACCGAGTGTGGGAACGAGGTCATCGACGTGATCGAGCAGTTCGAGTGA
- a CDS encoding bifunctional nuclease family protein: MEHEATIEGVGVGVGDEGAGAPVVLLRAREQLVPIFVSGDQAQSMQLAIENEPFERPLTHDLLIEMISEFGAAIDRVRIDDLSDGTFYAKVDAEQYVEGNRKNAVFDARPSDGIAIALREDCPVVVSDEVIDEAGRPPEAFEPDDDEDIGPDTDPNPFEDPSFEAGDDFDDSEDMDF; the protein is encoded by the coding sequence ATGGAACACGAAGCGACCATCGAGGGCGTGGGCGTCGGTGTGGGGGACGAAGGTGCGGGGGCACCTGTGGTCTTGCTACGTGCCCGCGAGCAATTGGTCCCCATCTTCGTCAGTGGCGATCAGGCCCAGTCGATGCAACTCGCCATCGAGAACGAACCGTTTGAGCGCCCGCTCACCCACGATCTGTTGATCGAAATGATCTCCGAATTCGGCGCGGCCATCGACCGGGTCCGGATCGACGACCTCTCTGATGGCACCTTCTATGCGAAGGTCGACGCCGAACAGTACGTCGAGGGCAACCGCAAGAACGCGGTCTTCGACGCCCGGCCGAGCGACGGGATCGCGATTGCCCTTCGGGAGGACTGCCCGGTCGTCGTGAGCGACGAAGTGATCGACGAGGCCGGTCGACCCCCCGAGGCGTTCGAACCGGACGACGACGAGGACATCGGCCCCGACACCGATCCGAACCCCTTCGAGGACCCCTCCTTCGAGGCTGGCGACGATTTCGACGACTCCGAGGACATGGACTTCTGA
- a CDS encoding low molecular weight phosphatase family protein, giving the protein MTGETTKLGFVCVQNAGRSQMSTAFAERERDRRGLEDEVEIVTGGTDPADSVHDGVVETMAEIDIDLSDREPRELSTAALNDCDLVATMGCSTLELDADVEVRDWALADPDGQDPARVREIRDEVEGRVTALFEELFGAVE; this is encoded by the coding sequence ATGACGGGAGAGACCACGAAGCTGGGATTCGTTTGCGTCCAGAACGCGGGCCGCAGCCAGATGTCGACGGCCTTCGCCGAGCGCGAGCGCGACCGTCGGGGACTCGAAGACGAGGTGGAGATCGTCACCGGAGGGACCGATCCAGCCGATTCAGTCCACGACGGAGTCGTCGAGACGATGGCCGAGATCGATATCGATCTCTCGGACCGGGAGCCACGGGAGCTCTCGACCGCGGCGTTGAACGACTGTGACCTCGTGGCGACGATGGGCTGTTCGACGCTGGAACTCGATGCTGACGTCGAGGTTCGCGACTGGGCGCTGGCTGATCCTGACGGCCAAGACCCGGCGCGCGTTCGGGAGATCCGCGACGAGGTCGAGGGACGCGTCACCGCGCTTTTCGAGGAACTGTTCGGGGCTGTCGAGTAG